In Humulus lupulus chromosome 7, drHumLupu1.1, whole genome shotgun sequence, the following are encoded in one genomic region:
- the LOC133790415 gene encoding extensin-like, with translation MRGMWLLRHWPQLFFALVFCLISDCSKPYVYAFDQPPPDHVNHPPNNDQKLPTKLVSYPYHYKPPPPPPPPPKRITFPPFFNWNSPPPPPKHVKFPPYYNKKSPPPPPKYIKFPPYYHKKSPPPPPKQIKFPPYYHKRSPPPPPKQIKFPPYYHKRSPPPPPKPIKFPPYHKKSPPPPPPSYSPPPPLSHSPPPPPLYLAPFPSPGSPSPPHSPSPTPSPGSSPPHPSHSAPAPSPGSLPPQHPPHSPSPAPLPNSPPPPPPYSAPAPSPDSSSPLHSPSPAPSPSSPPPYSAPSPSPESPPPTHSLSPAWSPSSPPPPYSAPAPSPDSPLSSQSPSPAPSPDSPPIIHSPSPAPSPSSPPPYSAPAPSPDSPPQPHSPSPAPSPSSPPPPPPYSVPTPSPDSPPPTHSPSPALPPSSPPPPYSAPAPSPDSPPPPQSPSPPAHSPDSPPPTHAPSPAPSPSSPPPQPPYSAPAPSPDSPPPPQSPSPAPSPNSPSLTHSPSPALSPSSPPPPYSAPSPSPDSPPQPHSLSPAPSPSSPPLPYLAPAPSPDSPPPTHSPSPSPSPALSPSSPPPPYSAPAPSPDSPPPPQSPSPSPSPSPDSPPLTHSPSPAQSPSSPPPPYSTPTPSPDSPPPPQSPSPTPSPNYPPLTHSPSPAPSPSSPPPPYLTPAPSPDSPPQPHSPSPAPSPSSPPPPPAPYSAPAPSPDSPPPTHSPSPAISPSSPPPPYSAPAPSPDSPPPPQSPSPAPSPDSPPPTHSPSPAPSLDSPPPSQSPSPTPSPDSPSPTPSRSSSPPPSPYSTPIPSPDSPSPPHSPSPAPSPSSPQPPTPYLAPVPSPNSPPLPHSPSPAPSLSSSPPTPSSSPPLPPPHSAPTPSPGSPPPPRSLSPTPLADSPTPPPQSHSPPPSLAPTPSSLLPPLPSLAPTPSPSSLPPLLAPSPSSPPPPSPSTGMPPSPSSPPPPQLSPPPPLYSPPPPHFPPPPPLHSPQAHPRHSPPPPPRWSLPPPPRHSPPPPPRWSIPPPSHRSPPPPPRRSPPPPPRRSPPPPPRRSPPPPPRRSPPPPPRRSPPPPPRHSPPPPPRRSPPPPPRRSPPPPPRRSPPPPPHW, from the coding sequence ATGAGAGGCATGTGGCTGCTGAGGCATTGGCCTCAACTATTTTTTGCTTTAGTGTTTTGCCTTATTTCTGATTGTTCTAAACCTTATGTTTATGCTTTTGATCAACCACCACCGGACCATGTTAATCACCCTCCCAACAATGATCAGAAGCTACCAACGAAGCTTGTTTCGTATCCCTACCATTacaaaccaccaccaccaccgccgcCACCACCAAAGCGTATAACATTCCCACCATTTTTCAACTGGAATTCTCCGCCCCCACCACCAAAGCATGTAAAGTTCCCACCTTATTACAACAAAAAGTCCCCACCGCCACCACCAAAGTATATAAAGTTCCCACCTTATTACCACAAAAAATCCCCACCGCCACCACCAAAGCAAATAAAGTTCCCACCTTATTACCACAAAAGGTCTCCACCGCCACCACCAAAGCAAATAAAGTTCCCACCTTATTACCACAAAAGGTCTCCACCGCCACCACCAAAGCCTATAAAGTTCCCACCTTACCACAAAAAGTCACCGCCGCCGCCACCTCCTTCCTATTCACCACCACCACCCCTTTCCCATTCACCACCACCACCCCCACTCTACTTGGCGCCATTTCCTTCACCTGGTTCACCGTCTCCACCCCACTCACCATCACCAACTCCGTCACCTGGTTCATCGCCACCTCATCCATCCCACTCTGCACCAGCTCCTTCACCTGGTTCACTGCCTCCACAGCACCCACCCCATTCACCGTCACCAGCTCCCTTACCTAATTcaccaccaccacccccaccCTACTCAGCACCAGCTCCTTCACCTGATTCATCATCCCCACTGCACTCACCGTCACCAGCTCCCTCACCTAGTTCACCCCCACCCTACTCAGCGCCATCTCCTTCACCTGAATCGCCGCCCCCAACCCACTCACTGTCACCAGCTTGGTCACCTAGTTCACCACCACCACCCTACTCTGCGCCAGCTCCTTCACCTGATTCACCACTCTCATCCCAGTCACCATCACCAGCTCCTTCACCTGATTCACCACCCATAATCCACTCACCGTCACCAGCTCCGTCACCTAGTTCACCACCACCCTATTCAGCGCCAGCCCCTTCACCTGATTCACCACCCCAACCCCACTCACCGTCACCAGCTCCCTCACCTAGTTcaccaccaccacccccaccCTACTCAGTGCCAACTCCTTCACCTGATTCACCACCCCCAACCCACTCACCATCACCAGCTCTGCCACCTAGTTCACCACCACCACCCTACTCAGCGCCAGCTCCTTCACCTGATTCACCACCCCCACCTCAGTCACCATCACCACCAGCTCATTCACCTGATTCACCACCCCCAACCCACGCACCGTCACCAGCTCCATCACCTAGttcaccaccaccacaaccaccataCTCAGCGCCAGCTCCTTCACCTGATTCACCACCCCCACCCCAGTCACCATCACCAGCTCCTTCACCTAATTCTCCATCCCTAACCCACTCACCGTCACCAGCTCTGTCACCTAGTTCACCACCACCACCCTACTCAGCACCATCCCCTTCACCTGATTCACCACCCCAACCCCACTCACTGTCACCAGCTCCCTCACCTAGTTCACCACCCCTACCCTACCTAGCGCCAGCTCCTTCACCTGATTCACCACCCCCAACCCACTCACCGTCACCGTCACCATCACCAGCCCTGTCACCTAGTTCACCACCACCACCCTACTCAGCGCCAGCTCCTTCACCTGATTCACCACCCCCACCCCagtcaccatcaccatcaccatctcCTTCACCTGATTCACCACCCCTAACCCACTCACCGTCACCAGCTCAGTCACCTAGTTCACCACCACCACCCTACTCAACACCAACCCCTTCACCTGATTCACCACCCCCACCCCAGTCACCATCACCAACTCCTTCACCTAATTATCCACCCCTAACACATTCACCGTCACCAGCTCCGTCACCTAGTTCACCACCACCACCCTACTTAACGCCAGCCCCTTCACCTGATTCACCACCTCAACCCCACTCACCGTCACCAGCTCCCTCACCTAgttcaccaccaccaccacctgcacccTACTCAGCGCCAGCTCCTTCACCCGATTCACCACCCCCAACACACTCACCGTCACCAGCTATATCACCTAGTTCACCACCACCACCCTACTCAGCACCAGCTCCTTCACCTGATTCACCACCCCCACCTCAGTCACCATCACCAGCTCCTTCACCTGATTCACCACCCCCAACCCACTCACCATCACCAGCTCCTTCACTTGATTCCCCACCCCCATCCCAGTCACCATCACCAACTCCTTCACCCGATTCACCATCACCAACCCCCTCACGTAGTTCATCACCTCCACCCTCACCCTACTCAACGCCAATTCCTTCACCCGATTCACCATCCCCACCCCACTCACCGTCACCAGCACCCTCACCTAGTTCACCACAACCACCCACACCTTACTTAGCGCCAGTTCCTTCACCTAATTCACCACCCTTACCCCATTCACCGTCACCAGCTCCCTCACTTAGTTCATCGCCTCCTACACCTAGTTCATCGCCTCCACTGCCACCACCTCACTCGGCGCCAACTCCTTCACCTGGTTCACCGCCCCCACCTCGCTCACTGTCACCAACTCCCTTAGCTGATTCACCGACTCCACCTCCCCAATCCCATTCACCACCACCGTCACTAGCTCCCACACCTAGTTCACTGTTACCACCCCTACCTAGCTTGGCGCCAACTCCTTCACCTAGTTCACTACCTCCACTACTAGCTCCTTCACCTAGTTCACCGCCACCACCCTCACCTAGCACAGGGATGCCTCCCTCACCTAGTTCACCGCCTCCACCACAATTGTCACCACCGCCACCACTATATTCACCACCTCCACCACACTTTCCACCACCGCCCCCACTTCATTCCCCACAAGCTCACCCACGCCACTCACCGCCACCGCCGCCACGCTGGTCACTCCCACCTCCCCCACGCCACTCACCGCCACCACCGCCACGCTGGTCAATCCCACCTCCCTCACACCGCTCACCGCCACCACCGCCACGACGTTCACCGCCACCGCCCCCACGCCGCTCACCGCCACCGCCTCCTCGCCGCTCACCACCACCGCCCCC